Proteins from a genomic interval of Quercus robur chromosome 9, dhQueRobu3.1, whole genome shotgun sequence:
- the LOC126698512 gene encoding cytokinin hydroxylase-like, translating into MGLLELATGFNIAVLLVFFLFLVTLRVLFSCWISPTLKYWKIRRNGFGGPTPSFPFGNIKDIVKMSGDSSLQSSNSPHDIHSNVFPYFAQWQKSHGKTFIYWLGTEPFLYIAEPEFLKKMSGSVMAKSWGKPTVFKNDRDPMFGNGLVMVEGDEWVRQRHVITPAFNPINLKVMASLMVESATNMLDNWTTFINLGKPEIDAEREIIKTAGEIIAKTSFGVSYKTGQNVLEKLRALQVTLFKSNRFVGVPFSKFFFPKKTLEAKRLGKEIDQLFLSIINDRKNSIKGKTPQDLLGILLQGSPVDSRLGKTLSQQDLVDECKTFFFGGHETTALAITWTLLLLAMNPEWQDQLRDEIREVVKDGEIDVNTLAGLKKMGWVLNEVLRLYPSSPNVQRQAREDIRVDDLTIPNGTNMWIDVVAMHHDLELWGEDVNEFKPERFKGDMYGGCKHKMGYLPFGFGGRMCVGRNLTFMEYKIVLTLILSRFSLTLSPTYTHSPTILLSLRPKYGLPLRFQPL; encoded by the exons atGGGGTTGCTTGAGCTGGCTACAGGTTTTAACATAGCCGTGTTGCTggtcttttttctcttcctgGTCACCTTAAGAGTGTTATTTTCTTGCTGGATTTCACCAACTCTTAAGTATTGGAAAATTCGGAGAAATGGGTTTGGAGGTCCAACTCCAAGTTTTCCTTTTGGTAACATTAAGGATATCGTTAAGATGTCCGGTGATTCTTCGTTGCAGTCTTCGAATTCTCCACATGATATACACTCAAATGTTTTTCCCTACTTTGCACAATGGCAAAAGAGTCATG GAAAAACGTTCATATATTGGCTGGGCACAGAGccatttttatatatagcaGAACCTGAGTTCTTAAAGAAAATGTCTGGATCGGTCATGGCAAAGAGTTGGGGAAAGCCAACTGTGTTCAAAAATGATAGAGATCCTATGTTTGGCAATGGTTTGGTCATGGTTGAAGGAGATGAGTGGGTTCGCCAGCGACATGTCATTACTCCTGCATTCAATCCAATCAACCtgaag GTTATGGCAAGCTTAATGGTGGAGTCAGCCACTAATATGCTAGATAATTGGACTACCTTCATTAATTTAGGAAAACCAGAGATTGATGCAGAGAGAGAAATTATAAAAACAGCTGGAGAGATCATTGCTAAGACAAGCTTTGGTGTAAGTTACAAAACTGGCCAGAATGTGTTAGAAAAACTAAGAGCCCTGCAAGTGACTCTCTTCAAGTCTAACCGTTTTGTGGGGGTCCCTTTTAGCAAATTCTTTTTCCCTAAGAAAACCCTAGAGGCCAAAAGACTTGGCAAGGAAATCGATCAACTGTTTTTATCAATCATAAACGATCGAAAAAATTCGATTAAAGGGAAAACTCCACAAGACTTGCTAGGCATATTGCTTCAAGGGAGTCCTGTTGATAGTCGATTAGGAAAGACATTATCACAGCAGGACTTAGTGGATGAGTGCAAGACTTTCTTCTTTGGAGGCCATGAGACAACAGCATTGGCAATCACGTGGACATTGTTACTTTTGGCCATGAATCCAGAGTGGCAAGACCAGTTGAGAGATGAGATCAGAGAAGTTGTTAAAGATGGAGAGATTGATGTTAATACGCTTGCTGGACTAAAGAAg ATGGGATGGGTGTTAAATGAGGTTCTTCGGCTTTACCCATCATCACCAAACGTACAAAGGCAAGCAAGAGAAGACATTCGAGTGGATGACTTAACAATTCCTAATGGAACCAACATGTGGATTGACGTGGTGGCCATGCACCATGACCTGGAACTGTGGGGTGAGGATGTGAATGAGTTCAAGCCAGAGAGGTTCAAGGGTGACATGTATGGAGGGTGCAAGCACAAGATGGGGTATCTGCCTTTTGGGTTTGGAGGAAGAATGTGTGTTGGTAGGAACTTGACGTTTATGGAGTATAAGATCGTCCTTACCCTAATTCTCTCTAGGTTTTCTCTTACCCTCTCCCCAACTTACACTCATTCTCCTACTATTTTGCTCTCTCTAAGGCCTAAGTATGGACTGCCTCTCAGATTTCAACCCCTTTAG